The genomic stretch ACCATCAAACTCATTGACTAGCCACGAAACCCAAGCGGCTTTCCACGAAAAGAAGCACAACAAAGCAAAGATAGCAATCTGTATTAAACAGTTTGCTATGCCCAAATAACTGCTTAAAGATGGAGGCAGATGGTCAACAATTACCGTAGTCTTTATATGACGCCCTTTTTGCATTGTGTAGGCAACACTCAGAAATACAACGGCACAGAGGCCCGTCTGCACAAGCTCTGTTGTGCCTGCTATTGGATGATTGAAAAAATACCGCCCAACGACATCAGCGGTAATCCACATGGCAAGCAAAAAGATAACGCCTACCGCGATCATGTTGCAACCGAAAACGAACTTATCATACACCTTTCTTATCGCTGAACAGATCTGGCGCATGAAACATACTGCCTTTACTGCAACCCTTTCACTCTTGCACTTATGCTTGATGCATTCAGGGTTGCTCTTGCATTAGGTTGATCAATAAGGCTGGTACTAAATCCTCCGCGTAATCAACTACAATTACTTAAGTGGATCAAGGTTTGGCGGAACCAAGAACTTCACGCCCTCATCTTTCTGCAGGGTTTTTACATAGTAATGCGCAACTTTATTTGCCAGAGAATCGGGCGCCGAACAGCTAGCAACCTCTTCCGCTGCAATCCTTTTTTCGCTTAGAACCTTTGCCCAGCGCCTCCTCTCTTCCTCGGGAAGAGTGTAAATCTTGGTGCCATATTTCTTCATTATCTCGAGGGCTTTCTTATTCTGAGCCTTATTCC from Bacteroidota bacterium encodes the following:
- a CDS encoding TRAP transporter small permease, whose translation is MIAVGVIFLLAMWITADVVGRYFFNHPIAGTTELVQTGLCAVVFLSVAYTMQKGRHIKTTVIVDHLPPSLSSYLGIANCLIQIAIFALLCFFSWKAAWVSWLVNEFDGEQIRIPVFPSRFAIVVGSALLVIQSIIEFIGQIGNVIGYHKGQK